In Streptococcus uberis, a single window of DNA contains:
- a CDS encoding DUF1831 domain-containing protein: MAFETTIHLTDCKYSYTISPKIKKYTLRDTTFSETKIGHYELTRLLEKVPNSGEGFPLKITINKDLTSFKLAITDQSGLRMVNIFKSEEHKILQDKFYFLMDSLVERDIFIKNTVS; encoded by the coding sequence ATGGCATTTGAAACAACAATTCATTTAACCGATTGTAAGTATTCCTATACTATCAGCCCAAAGATTAAAAAATATACTTTACGAGATACAACTTTTTCGGAAACAAAAATTGGCCACTATGAGTTAACAAGACTTTTAGAAAAAGTGCCAAATTCAGGCGAAGGCTTTCCATTGAAAATTACCATCAACAAGGACTTAACTTCCTTTAAGTTAGCTATTACTGATCAATCTGGTTTAAGAATGGTAAATATTTTTAAATCAGAAGAACATAAAATTTTGCAAGATAAGTTTTATTTCTTAATGGATAGTCTTGTGGAACGTGATATCTTTATAAAGAATACTGTTAGTTAG
- a CDS encoding redox-sensing transcriptional repressor Rex, producing the protein MAIDKSIPKATAKRLSLYYRIFKRFYADQVEKASSKQIADAMGIDSATVRRDFSYFGELGRRGFGYDVTKLMNFFADLLNDHSTTNVLLVGCGNIGRALLHYRFHDRNKMQISMGFDVDDHPMVGTKTADGIPIYGISTINDHVKKADIETAILTVPSTHAQEVADQLIEAGIRGILSFSPVHLQVPKGIIVQYVDLTSELQTLLYFMNQSQD; encoded by the coding sequence GTGGCTATTGATAAATCTATTCCAAAAGCGACAGCAAAACGCCTGTCCTTATACTATCGAATTTTTAAACGCTTTTACGCTGATCAAGTGGAAAAAGCTAGTTCCAAACAAATCGCAGATGCAATGGGGATTGATTCTGCAACAGTTCGTCGTGATTTTTCCTATTTTGGTGAACTTGGACGACGCGGCTTTGGGTATGACGTCACCAAATTGATGAACTTTTTTGCAGATTTGTTAAATGATCACTCTACGACTAACGTTTTATTAGTTGGATGTGGTAATATTGGTCGAGCACTCTTGCACTACCGTTTCCATGACCGTAATAAAATGCAAATCTCAATGGGATTTGATGTTGATGATCATCCAATGGTTGGTACTAAAACAGCTGATGGTATTCCCATTTACGGAATCTCAACCATCAATGACCATGTCAAAAAAGCAGATATTGAGACAGCCATTTTAACTGTACCAAGTACACATGCACAAGAGGTAGCTGATCAATTAATTGAAGCTGGTATTCGAGGGATTCTTAGTTTTTCTCCGGTGCATCTCCAAGTACCAAAAGGTATTATTGTGCAATACGTTGATTTGACAAGTGAATTGCAAACACTACTCTATTTTATGAATCAATCACAGGATTAA
- a CDS encoding cysteine desulfurase family protein → MKNKASIYFDNAATTPLTDSVIEAMTTVMKDTFGNPSSIHAFGRESNKLLRESRQDIAQLLKVPARDIIFTSGGTESNNTAIKGYALANQNKGKHLITTAIEHHSVLHTMAYLEKTFHFEVTYLTPKNGHISAEQVKEALREDTILVSIMAANNETGDLLPIAEIGELLRDHPAAFHVDAVQLMGKRPIYPLELGIDFLSASAHKFHGPKGIGFLFSHSNHFDALLHGGDQEEKRRASTENLIGIIGMVRALKDAYAEMDNNWNKIEELSRQLLSQLEGIPFYLNKNQPSLPHVLNIGFPNHQNGILLTRLDIDNIAISTGSACTAGTVEPSHVLEAFYGQGATQLDESVRISLSDQNSSEEVIQVTDSIKKIIGG, encoded by the coding sequence ATGAAAAATAAAGCTTCTATTTACTTTGATAATGCTGCTACTACGCCTCTAACGGATTCTGTTATTGAAGCGATGACAACAGTTATGAAAGACACTTTTGGAAATCCCTCTAGCATTCATGCTTTCGGTCGGGAATCCAACAAACTTTTGAGGGAAAGTCGTCAAGATATTGCTCAATTATTGAAAGTACCTGCTAGAGATATTATATTTACCTCAGGTGGTACTGAAAGTAATAACACCGCTATAAAAGGCTATGCTTTAGCAAATCAAAACAAGGGAAAACACCTTATCACTACGGCTATTGAACACCATTCTGTCCTTCATACTATGGCTTATCTTGAAAAAACCTTTCATTTCGAAGTCACTTATTTGACACCTAAAAATGGACATATCAGTGCAGAGCAAGTAAAGGAAGCATTACGTGAGGATACCATACTAGTTAGCATTATGGCTGCAAACAACGAAACAGGTGACTTACTACCGATTGCTGAAATCGGAGAATTGTTAAGGGATCATCCAGCTGCTTTTCATGTTGACGCGGTTCAATTGATGGGGAAAAGACCAATCTATCCATTGGAGTTAGGAATTGATTTTTTATCAGCTTCAGCTCATAAATTCCACGGTCCAAAAGGGATAGGTTTCCTTTTCTCTCATTCAAATCACTTTGATGCTCTGCTTCATGGCGGAGACCAAGAAGAAAAAAGACGCGCTAGCACAGAAAACTTAATTGGTATTATTGGAATGGTCAGAGCCTTAAAAGATGCATATGCTGAAATGGATAATAACTGGAACAAGATTGAGGAGTTATCTCGTCAACTACTGAGTCAGTTAGAGGGTATTCCATTTTATCTTAATAAAAATCAACCATCCTTACCACATGTGCTAAATATTGGTTTTCCAAACCATCAAAACGGCATCCTTTTAACCAGATTAGACATTGACAATATTGCTATTTCCACTGGTTCGGCATGTACTGCAGGGACCGTTGAACCTAGTCACGTTTTAGAGGCTTTCTACGGTCAAGGAGCCACTCAATTAGACGAATCTGTAAGAATTTCTCTGTCTGATCAGAATAGCTCTGAAGAAGTCATCCAAGTGACAGATAGCATTAAGAAAATTATCGGAGGATAA
- a CDS encoding DUF4649 family protein, whose translation MIEIIYLNESKQEKLLTFPDFSELERAQHSCDISTPDYLKIVSLTINGQKIDYQGNYGDLYFFLLKEKHTFF comes from the coding sequence ATGATTGAAATTATCTATCTGAACGAAAGCAAACAAGAAAAATTGCTCACCTTTCCTGATTTTTCAGAATTAGAGAGAGCTCAGCATTCTTGCGATATTTCAACACCAGATTATCTAAAAATTGTTTCCTTAACCATTAATGGTCAAAAAATCGATTATCAAGGAAATTATGGCGATTTATACTTTTTCTTATTAAAGGAAAAGCACACCTTTTTTTAA
- a CDS encoding gamma-glutamyl-gamma-aminobutyrate hydrolase family protein, whose translation MKKPIIGITANQRLNIALDDLPWTYAPAGFSEAVIKSGATPLLLPIGDEEAAKTYVSLVDKIIIIGGQNVDPQFYNEEKAAYDDDFLLERDLFEMAIIEEAMKQNKPVLGICRGMQLMNVYLGGSLHQNIANHWQHAPSDSLNHSITIEAESFLQAIYGDKPFINSFHHQSIKVLAKDLKVIAFDPRDETIEAVVSTNPKIPFIGVQWHPELLQAARQEDLRLFDYFINEFTS comes from the coding sequence ATGAAAAAGCCAATTATTGGTATTACAGCAAATCAAAGACTGAACATAGCGCTTGATGATCTTCCTTGGACTTACGCACCTGCAGGCTTTTCAGAGGCAGTCATCAAATCTGGAGCCACACCACTTTTGCTTCCAATTGGTGATGAAGAGGCTGCGAAAACCTATGTATCTTTAGTTGATAAAATCATTATAATAGGTGGCCAAAATGTTGATCCCCAATTTTATAATGAAGAAAAAGCTGCATATGATGATGATTTTTTGTTAGAACGCGATTTGTTTGAAATGGCAATCATTGAGGAAGCCATGAAACAAAACAAACCGGTTCTAGGGATTTGTCGTGGCATGCAGCTAATGAATGTTTATTTGGGTGGTTCTTTACATCAAAACATTGCTAACCATTGGCAACATGCTCCATCAGATTCTTTGAACCATAGCATCACAATTGAAGCTGAATCATTTTTACAAGCTATCTACGGTGATAAACCATTTATCAACTCCTTTCACCACCAAAGTATCAAAGTATTGGCAAAAGATTTGAAAGTCATTGCTTTTGATCCTCGTGATGAAACAATTGAAGCCGTAGTCAGCACCAATCCTAAAATCCCATTTATTGGGGTTCAGTGGCATCCTGAATTATTACAAGCTGCTCGTCAAGAAGATTTAAGATTATTTGATTATTTTATTAATGAGTTTACCTCTTAA